The region CGTCAATCCGCTGCTGAGCATGCTGATCGGCGTCATCGTTCTCGGCGAAACGCTGAGGCCGTGGCAGTGGATGGCCGTCGCGCTGGCCGCGGCGGGCGTGCTCCAGCTCACGATCGCGCTCGGCTCTTTCCCGTCGGTATCGTTGGTGCTGGCCGCGAGCTTCGCGCTTTACGGCTTCGTCAAGAAGCGCGCTCCGCTCGGCGCGGTGCACGGGCTCGCGGTCGAAACCGGACTGCTCGCGGTTCCGGCCTTGTTCGTGCTCGCATGGAGCGAAGTGCACGGCGACGCCGCGTTCCTGCACGACCTCGATGCAGGTGGCCATCTGTCGCTGCTGCTCGTTGGAGCCGGTGCGGTGACGACGGCGCCGCTGCTGATGTTCGCGTCGGCGGCGCGCAGCATCCCACTGGTGTGGATCGGCATCCTGCAGTACGTCGCGCCGACGTTGCAGCTGCTGATCGGTGTGTTCGTCTTCGGCGAGCCATTCTCGCACGAGCGCCTGGCGGGTTTCGCGCTGGTGTGGGCGGCGCTGGTAGTGTTCGCGGTCGAGGCCGTGATTGCGCACCGGTCAGCGTCCGTCGTCCCTCCGCCGGAATGAACCCCGGGCTGACTCCCGCTCCAGAATCCGAGCCCTGCTGGGCTCGCAACCAACGCCCCGCCGCTCGAGCGCATGCCGACGCCATCCAGTGGGCACGGATGCACCTCCTCCTCGGCCTGCCTCGTGACCTTCTCGTTCCGGCCGACCAGACTGGCGGGCAGGTCGGCTCTGCACAGGCCCCGCCGGCCGCCAGGTGAGACAGATCTCTCGGCCATCCGCACACGTCACCTCCGCCCGCTCCCGTGGTCGTGAAGCGGAACGGAAGCTCGACCATTAGCACTCGGAAACAATGGTGAATGTGCGGGGCGGGCGAGGGCTTACCCCCGTCCGCAAGATGCCCGGGTCCGGTGCCGCACGTGCCGTCTCGGCCCCGGCGCCCCGTGTGGCCGGGGTCCCAGCGGCGCGGCGCCTGTGATGCGGTTCTCGTCGGGAATCGGCACCGGAATGCTGTGAAACAGCCTGTTTTTTCGCCGTCCGCGCCGATTCCCTGAGAGAGCAAACAGTTTTTCGGCCGTCTCGATCGGGCCGGGGCCGTATTGCGGATTACGAAAAGTTCACGACCGGCACCCCCTGTTCGGCGTTTTTATGCATCGTCGGTGCGTGACTCGCAGCCGTACTAAGGTAAACTCTCCGACTTGTAAGGCGATGGGTTCCAGGGCGCAGCCCTGCGCAGGGTGAGCCCTGTCGGTCCAGTGCCCACCGGCACCCACGTCCGCCGGGCGTTGAAGAGACAAGCTCAAAGGAGAGAGTTCCAATGAAGATGAAGTCAATGAGTTCGTGGTTCTGCGCCGTCGCGATCTTCGGTACCGCATCGGTCGCCATGGCCGGCGCATACGGAGAAGCCGAGCAGGCCGAGGAACAGCCGCGCCCGGCGCCGGCAGTGGCCGAAGTCGCCCAGTCGCAGGAGTTCGCGCCGTTCGCCTACCTCGCAGTGGGTGGACTCTACGGACAGGAGTTCTTCTTCGGCGACGCGCGTCAGATCAACCAGACGTACGGATGGGGCGTCAACGGCCGCGTCGGCTATCGGTTCATGCCGATGCTGGCAGCGGAGCTGCTGTTCGAAGACACGATCGAGTACGACGCGGATGCGGGCAGGGTCGATCCCTCGATCTCTCACCCGGGTCTGCGCACGGCCAACATCGACCGTTCGACGTGGCTTCTGGAGCCGAACCTCAAGTTCTTCCCGATCCAGGGTTTCTGTGAGCCGTTCCTTTCGCTCGGCGGCGGTCTGTTCCACGCCAACAACGGCCACAACAACCAGGTGGAGTTCAATCCGGCTGGTCACCAGAATCCGACGAACCTCCAGAACGGCGGTGTGAACGACGGCTACGGCTTCGCGTTCCGCTTCGGTCTCGGTGCGGATTTCTACGCGACCGAGCACATCTTCATCGAGCCGGAAGTCGCCTACAACCTGCCGGTGACGTCGAACACCGACAATTACCGCAACCTGTCGGTCTCGCTCGGCATCGGCTACGCGTTCAACTGAACGCGGCGCTGACGTCGGAAAGACCGGACAGATACGCAAATTGCAGGGCCGGTCCGTGGCAACACGGATCGGCCCTGTTTTTTTGTGCCGTCAGCGCGCGCCGCGGGCTTTCCCAGGCATGGCGGCGGGCGCAAGCACGATGCCGAGCGCCTCGAGACTGCGTTCGGCAGCTTCGGCCCAGCCTCGGTTGGCGGCCGGACTGGCGGGGCTTGGATGCGGCAGACTGCCGGTCGCAATACCGCGACTCTTCGCAAGCGGTGCGACGCGTGCGGCGGCAAAGCCGCCGATGCCGATGAGCCAGCTCGGCTCGAGCGCGTCGACATACTCGGCCAGCGCCGCGTCGCACGCCTCGAACAGCGGTGCGCGCTCGGCGGCCGCGAGCTTGTCGGGAGTGAGGTTGCGTCCGCTTTCTTCGACGAAGGCGAGCGGACAGTAGTTGAGCACCACGAAGCGTTCGAAGAACCGCTCGGGCGCGCCGAAACGGTCGCGCGCCCATCCCCACAGACGCTGGCCGCTGACCTCGCTGCGAGTGCAAGCGAATCCGTCGACCGGACGCTTCGGATGAACCCTCGGCGGCTTTTCGATCACGACGTCGATGCCCATCCAGTCGCGCACCATGCCGACATGCCCGAACGGCACGCCGGTCTGCACCATGCCGAAAGGTCCCGGGTTCATGCCGACCATCACGACGGGCTTGGGTCCGCTGCCGTAGCGCTCGATGTAGGCGGCGAATCCCGCGCGCGCATAAATGAGCGGATTGTAGACGCAGGCCACGGCTTGCCCGCGGCGCATCGCATCGCAGCGCCGCGCCAGGGCATCGGCTGCCGCCAGGATCCTTGCTTGCGCACTCGTCACTGCGGCTGCATCCGCCGCGCAGTATGCAGCGCGCCGGCAGCCGGCACCATGAGTGGCGTGTTCCCGCAGCGACGAGCGCGGCACGTCCGCCGGGCCGGCCGGCACTTGCCGCGAGGCTTTCCCTCGGATAGCAGCGCCGCATGGACCTGAGCTACAACGCCGAATACCAGGCGTTTCGCACCGAGGTACGAGCGTTCCTCGACGGCCACTGGAGCGACGGCGACCGCGCCGCGCACGGCGGCAGCGAAGTGCTGATCGGGCGCATCACCCGGCCCGAGCCGCGCGTCACCGAGTTCCGCATGCGCGCGATCGAAGCGGGCTATCTCTATCGCAACATTCCTCGCCAGTGGGGAGGAGGAGAGCAGCCGTTCGATCCGCTGCGCTCGGCGATCATCCGCGAAGAGTTCAAGCGCGCCCGCGCACCGCGCGAAATGGTGGGCCAGGGGCCGTCGATGCTCGTGTTCACGCTGCTCGAGCACGGCACCGAAGAACAGAAGAAACGTTTCATCCGAAGCACGCTGCTCGGCGAGGTGCTGTGGTGCCAGGGCTACTCCGAGCCCGGTGCCGGCAGCGACCTGGCGTCGCTTCGCACCCGCGCCGAGCTCGACGGCGACCAGTGGGTCATCAACGGCCAGAAGATCTGGACTTCCAATGCGCAGGAAGCCGACTGGATGTTCGCGCTGGTGCGCAGCGAGCCCGATGCGCCCAAGCACGACGGCATCAGCTACCTGTTGATCGACATGAAGACGCCGGGCATCACCGTCCGGCCGCTGCGGCAGATGACGGGCGAGTCCGATTTCAACGAAGTGTTCTTCGACAACGCGCGCGTGCCGCGCAGCGCGATCGTCGGCGACAGGGGCAAGGGCTGGATCGTCAGCCGCTCGACGCTCAAGTACGAAAGGGCGCTCATCGGTGACACCGACATCAACCGGCGAACGCTCGACGGGCTCGTCATGCTCGCGCGCGCGATCGACCGGCGCGGTCGCCCGGCCATCGAGGATCCGGTGCTTCGCGGGCGCCTCGTCGAGGTCGAGACCAAGCTGATTGCGGCCGAGCTGCACTCGATGAGGCTGTTGACGATGCAGTCGCGCGGCGAGGAACCCGGATTGCCCGGCATGGTCCCGAAGCTCTACACGACGCAGCTTTCCTACGAGATGGCGCGCCTTGCGATGGACATTTCCGGCGACGGCGCGGCGCTGGCGCCCGGAGAACCGGAAGCGCCGGCGATGGGCATGTTCGTGCACGCCTATCTCTGGTCCCTCGGCATCCTGATCGCCGGCGGCACCGCCAACATCCAGCGCAACATCATCGCCGAGCGCGGCCTCGGCCTTCCGCGCGACGCTTCGCAGAAACGCTGAAGGCTCCGCGCGGCGGCAAGCGGCAGCGCACGCAGGGAAAAACACGTCATGGATTTCGGCCTTTCCGCGGAACAGAAAGCCCTTGCGGCAACGGTGCGACGCTATCTCGCCGAGCGCTGCCCGATCGCCCGCGTGCGCACGATCATGGACAGTGAAAGCGGCCACGACGCGGGCCTTTGGCAGGGTCTCATGGACCTCGGCATCGGTGCGCTGCCCGTTGCCGAAGCCGACGGAGGCATGGGCGCCGAGTTCCTGGACCTCGCGCTGGTTGCCGAGGAGCTGGGTTACGCGTGCACGCCCGGACCTTTCCTCGGCTCTCTCGTCGCGACGATCGCGATTGCCGGGGCCGACGACAGTGATCTTCGCGCGCGCTGGCTGCCCAGGCTCGCCTCCGGTGAAACCATCGCGACTTTTGCCGTCGGTGAAAGCGGCGGCCGCTGGGACGCCGGGGAGATTGCCGCGAGAGTCGACGGAAACACGGTTACCGGCGCCAAGAGCCTGGTACCGTACGGCAGCCTCGCCGATCTTCACGTGGTTGCGGCAGTCGGGAGCGACGGGCCCGGTCTCTGGCTCGTCGCCCGCGACTCCGCGTCAGTTTCGACGAACGAGCTTTCGGGCAACGACCGCACGCGGCGCCTGTCTTCGGTCGAGTACCGCGGCAGCGAGGCCGTGATGCTCGGCGGCGCGGACGCGCTGGCAAGGCTGCGCGACGCTGCGCTGGTCCTTGTCGCCGCCGATGCCTACGGCGGCGCGAGGCGTTGCCTCGAGATGGCGCGCGAATACGTGCTCGTGCGCGAGCAGTTCGGCCAGCCGGTGGGAGCGTTCCAGGCCGTCAAGCACCAGCTGGCCAACCTGGCCGTCGAGATCGAGCCTTCCCTGTCGCTGTGGTGGTACGCAGCGCACGCCTTCGATCGAATCCGCGACCAGGCGCCGCGGCACGCCGCGCTCGCCAAGGCTTTCTCGTGCGATCTTTTCGACCGCGCCTCGCGCGACGCAACCGAGCTGCACGGCGGCATCGGTTTTACGTGGGAGTTCGATCTTCACCTCTGGTTCCGGCGCTCGATCTTCGATCGCGCGTTCTTCGGCGACTCGCACTATCACCGCGCGCGCGCCGCCTCGCTCGCCGGCTGGTGACGCAAGGGGGCGCGCGCAACCCTTGTCCGACATCGCGGATACGACAGACGCTCCGGAGCCGGCAGACCGCCGCCGCCGCCGCGGACGTCTGCTGCCTGCGATCCTGCTCGTTGCAGCGACGGCGAGCGCTCTGTGGCTCGTCTGGCCTGCATTCTCGCCGGGCCACATCGTCAATCTGGACGCACCGAGACACCTGCTGCGCACCATCGTCATGGCGCGCCAATTCCTGCCGTCGGGGCATCTCGACGGTTGGTCGCCGTACTGGTTCCTCGGTGCCCAGCTCTTCCTGTTCCAGTCTTACGGCTACTTCCTGCTGATCGCTGCGACTTCGCTGCTCGCGGCGCACTACGCGAGCATCGAAGCCGTATTCAAGGTGTTCTACGTGCTGCCGCTCGTCGTGCTGCCGGCGGCCACTGCGCTGCTCGCGTGGCGACTCGGCGCCGGCAGGCGAGGTGCGGCGTTCGCTGCGGCCGCGAGCCTCGTATTCTCGTCTCCGCTTGGCTACGGCACCCAGGGAATGTTCGGCATGGGCCTGCTGCTCCAGGGCGTGGGGCTGGTGGGCTTCGCGGTGGCGTGGCCGGAAATGCTCGACGTCCTCGTGGATCCCGGGCGCGCTCCGTGGCGCGCCTGCCTCGCGCTGGCTGCGCTGCTGCTCTGTCACTTCATTTCCGGAGCTTACGCGCTCGCCGTTTCCGGATTCGTTGCCGCCGGCGTCGCACTGCGCACGCGCAGCGCGATGCCCCTGGCACGATACGCGCTCGTTGCCGCCGTCGTGCTGCTGCTGGCTGCGCATGCGCTCGTTCCGAGCGTGGAGCTGCACGACCTGGCCGGCGGGACGGTCGGGTGGGGCGACGACCGTGACCGGTACCTGCGTTTCGTGTTGGGGACTTTGTTCGGCGCTCCGTGGCTCGCGCACGCGGCGCTGGTGGCCGCGCTGTGGGCGATGTGGCGCGGCAGCCGCACGATGGCGATCGCTGCTGTCGTATTCGTGGCAACGGGCCTCATCGGCGGATCGAACGGGCAACCGTGGGAGCCGCACGAGCTGGCCAAGCTCCTCGAAGTGATGGTGCGTCCGCGGGCTCTTCCGTACGCGGCGTTGCTGCAGGCCGTTTTCGTCGGCGTCGCGGCCGACGGCGTGCTTGCCGCGGCGGATCGGGCGGCGTCGAGATTCGGATGGCGATCGATTGCGATCGTGGCCAACGCCGTCGTGCTCGCCGCATTCGTCGTGGTCGCTGCGCCCGAGATCCAGTACCAGCGTCACTGGGTCAAGACCATGTCGATGCTGAAGCCGCGCGACCACAAGGTCTACGACAAGCTCGTGCACTGGCTTCGCGCCCACGCGAGGCCGCCGCAGATCGTCGCGATCCCACGCACCGTCCTGCCTCAATCGGCGCTCGGTGCGCGCAGCATCATCAGCCTGCTCAACGTCGACACCGGCCTGTACACGCTGCACGGAGACCAGTCCGAGCTGTCGCGCACGGCGCACCACGCCGGGCGCATCAACTTCGAACGCTTCGACGACAATCTCCCGCGCAGCGCCGCGACGCTGAGGACGTCCGGCGTCTCGTTGCTCATCGTCAGCCGTCCCGGGCTGCGCCGGCACCTGGATGCGAGCGCCGAATTCGA is a window of Candidatus Binatia bacterium DNA encoding:
- a CDS encoding outer membrane beta-barrel protein; the protein is MKMKSMSSWFCAVAIFGTASVAMAGAYGEAEQAEEQPRPAPAVAEVAQSQEFAPFAYLAVGGLYGQEFFFGDARQINQTYGWGVNGRVGYRFMPMLAAELLFEDTIEYDADAGRVDPSISHPGLRTANIDRSTWLLEPNLKFFPIQGFCEPFLSLGGGLFHANNGHNNQVEFNPAGHQNPTNLQNGGVNDGYGFAFRFGLGADFYATEHIFIEPEVAYNLPVTSNTDNYRNLSVSLGIGYAFN
- a CDS encoding acyl-CoA dehydrogenase family protein codes for the protein MDLSYNAEYQAFRTEVRAFLDGHWSDGDRAAHGGSEVLIGRITRPEPRVTEFRMRAIEAGYLYRNIPRQWGGGEQPFDPLRSAIIREEFKRARAPREMVGQGPSMLVFTLLEHGTEEQKKRFIRSTLLGEVLWCQGYSEPGAGSDLASLRTRAELDGDQWVINGQKIWTSNAQEADWMFALVRSEPDAPKHDGISYLLIDMKTPGITVRPLRQMTGESDFNEVFFDNARVPRSAIVGDRGKGWIVSRSTLKYERALIGDTDINRRTLDGLVMLARAIDRRGRPAIEDPVLRGRLVEVETKLIAAELHSMRLLTMQSRGEEPGLPGMVPKLYTTQLSYEMARLAMDISGDGAALAPGEPEAPAMGMFVHAYLWSLGILIAGGTANIQRNIIAERGLGLPRDASQKR
- a CDS encoding uracil-DNA glycosylase family protein — translated: MTSAQARILAAADALARRCDAMRRGQAVACVYNPLIYARAGFAAYIERYGSGPKPVVMVGMNPGPFGMVQTGVPFGHVGMVRDWMGIDVVIEKPPRVHPKRPVDGFACTRSEVSGQRLWGWARDRFGAPERFFERFVVLNYCPLAFVEESGRNLTPDKLAAAERAPLFEACDAALAEYVDALEPSWLIGIGGFAAARVAPLAKSRGIATGSLPHPSPASPAANRGWAEAAERSLEALGIVLAPAAMPGKARGAR
- a CDS encoding acyl-CoA dehydrogenase family protein, whose amino-acid sequence is MDFGLSAEQKALAATVRRYLAERCPIARVRTIMDSESGHDAGLWQGLMDLGIGALPVAEADGGMGAEFLDLALVAEELGYACTPGPFLGSLVATIAIAGADDSDLRARWLPRLASGETIATFAVGESGGRWDAGEIAARVDGNTVTGAKSLVPYGSLADLHVVAAVGSDGPGLWLVARDSASVSTNELSGNDRTRRLSSVEYRGSEAVMLGGADALARLRDAALVLVAADAYGGARRCLEMAREYVLVREQFGQPVGAFQAVKHQLANLAVEIEPSLSLWWYAAHAFDRIRDQAPRHAALAKAFSCDLFDRASRDATELHGGIGFTWEFDLHLWFRRSIFDRAFFGDSHYHRARAASLAGW
- the rarD gene encoding EamA family transporter RarD, with the protein product MNHEERGFWYGLGAYTAWGLLPLYWKLLAGVPVLQVIPHRIVWSTALLVVYIGSRGQLSALREALSRPGVLATYAMAAALIAINWTVFIWAVSAGYVVDVSLGYFVNPLLSMLIGVIVLGETLRPWQWMAVALAAAGVLQLTIALGSFPSVSLVLAASFALYGFVKKRAPLGAVHGLAVETGLLAVPALFVLAWSEVHGDAAFLHDLDAGGHLSLLLVGAGAVTTAPLLMFASAARSIPLVWIGILQYVAPTLQLLIGVFVFGEPFSHERLAGFALVWAALVVFAVEAVIAHRSASVVPPPE